Proteins found in one Panicum hallii strain FIL2 chromosome 4, PHallii_v3.1, whole genome shotgun sequence genomic segment:
- the LOC112889501 gene encoding protein arginine N-methyltransferase 7-like isoform X1: MCYVSSSETSGRQVAIRRQLAAEQGPRMTSCLFLGVAPRPPPAALHLLLRRRMASNRAFQLRLNPLTGDSEWLVVDEEEEAPAPSQHKQLLAATSYLDMLNDTARNRAYRHAIDATVTDPTSCVLDIGAGTGLLSMMAARALAAAGGEGRGSVSACEAYLPMGKLTRRVLRANGMENRIKVFHKRSDELRVGVELDSRADILVSEILDSELLGEGLIPTLQHAHDMLLVKNPKTVPYRATTYGVLVESMLLWKMHDLHSNEANTEDGVWLTPDGTENILSVKLQQHAMQCDALEDEVRLLSEPFKVFEFDFWKRPDSHRETKIEIKATADGHAHAIISWWVLQLDSAGSVFYSTAPGWVRQSSGVDLPQCVNGMKDWCDHWKQCVWFIQGTGAPAMKDQTLALRASHDQTSISYHLNINDEVSSRSPKSDHLTLLPERIALYGDKAWRSALIGAVRNAMSGRSSPTCIVADDSVLLALIVSSLLPSSKVITMFPGLRDKGFNYLRAVADANNFSMDRIKVIGKKASSLTMNDLKDEKINLVVGEPFYHGSEGMLPWQNLRFWNERTLLGPLLSEDAFIMPCRGILRLCAMSLPDLWRSRCSLKDVEGFDHSVVNDTFGACGDLPGEQQGPCLPYYVWQCGYTKKLSEVYSLMDFNFSEPIHSCFGKTKIKFSHDGICHGFAVWIDWVLDEKKSIVISTGPESRYWKQGVQLLSRPVQVNPDSWMNCSFSAATLVTRRAELPWQRFRPDALIHASC, encoded by the exons ATGTGCTACGTATCATCGAGCGAGACCTCCGGCCGGCAGGTAGCCATCCGCCGCCAGCTCGCCGCCGAGCAAGGCCCCCGGATGACGAGCTGTCTCTTCCTCGGCGTCGCGCCACGCCCACCGCCCGCTGCTCTCCAcctgctcctccgccgccggatGGCCTCCAACCGAGCTTTCCAGCTCCGCCTCAACCCTCTCACCGGCGACTCCGAGTGGCTCGTCGTcgacgaggaggaagaggcgCCTGCGCCGAGCCAGCACAAGCAGCTCCTCGCCGCCACCTCCTACCTCGACATGCTCAACGACACCGCCCGCAACCGCGCGTACCGCCACGCCATCGACGCCACAGTCACGGACCCCACCTCATGCGTCCTCGACATCGG AGCTGGGACTGGGTTGCTGTCCATGATGGCTGCGCGAGCTTTGGCAGCTGCGGGAGGTGAAGGCAGGGGAAGCGTGTCAGCATGCGAGGCCTACCTACCAATGGGCAAATTAACACGGAGGGTGCTCAGAGCCAATGGCATGGAAAACAGGATCAAAGTCTTTCACAAGCGTTCAGACGAGCTCAGAGTTGGGGTTGAGCTTGATTCTCGAGCTGATATACTG GTAAGTGAAATTCTTGATTCTGAACTCTTGGGTGAGGGGCTCATTCCTACTCTACAGCATGCGCACGACATGTTATTGGTGAAAAATCCAAAGACAGTTCCGTATCGAGCTACAACATATGGAGTG TTAGTTGAGAGCATGCTCTTGTGGAAGATGCATGATCTGCACAGCAATGAAGCAAACACTGAAGATGGTGTGTGGCTTACTCCTGACGGGACAGAAAATATTCTTTCTGTGAAGCTACAACAACATGCGATGCAATGTGATGCACTGGAAGATGAAGTACGATTG CTGTCAGAACCCTTcaaagtttttgaatttgacttttggAAACGACCAGATAGTCATCGTGAAACAAAGATTGAAATAAAAGCAACTGCTGATGGACATGCTCATGCTATTATTTCATG GTGGGTGCTTCAACTGGATTCTGCTGGATCAGTCTTTTACTCAACAGCTCCTGGATGGGTGAGACAATCGAGTGGTGTGGATTTACCACAATGTGTCAATG GCATGAAGGATTGGTGTGATCATTGGAAGCAGTGTGTTTGGTTTATACAAGGGACAGGAGCTCCTGCTATGAAGGATCAAACTCTTGCCTTGAGAGCTAGTCATGACCAAACTAGTATCTCATATCACTTGAATATTAATGATGAAGTAAGCAGTAGAAGCCCCAAAAGTGACCATCTAACATTGTTGCCAGAAAGGATAGCACTTTATGGTGATAAAGCTTGGAGATCAGCATTGATAGGTGCAGTTAGAAATGCT ATGAGTGGAAGATCTTCTCCAACCTGCATTGTGGCCGATGATAGTGTGCTACTAGCTCTCATAGTTTCTTCTCTGTTACCATCTTCAAAAGTTATTACGATGTTTCCTGGTCTTAGGGACAAGGGTTTCAACTATCTTCGAGCTGTTGCGGATGCAAATAATTTTTCCATGGACCGGATTAAAGTCATTGGTAAAAAAGCCTCATCCCTTACTATGAATGACTTAAAAGATGAAAAG ATTAATCTAGTAGTAGGGGAACCTTTCTACCATGGAAGTGAAGGGATGCTGCCATGGCAAAATCTGCGTTTCTG GAATGAAAGAACTCTGCTTGGTCCATTGCTATCTGAGGATGCATTCATCATGCCTTGTAGAGGAATATTAAGGTTATGTGCCATGTCACTTCCG GATTTGTGGAGGAGCCGTTGCAGCCTTAAAGATGTTGAGGGCTTTGATCACTCGGTTGTTAATGATACTTTTGGAGCCTGTGGTGATCTGCCTGGAGAGCAACAAGGCCCTTGCCTGCCATATTACGTGTGGCAATGCGGTTATACCAAG AAATTAAGTGAAGTCTACTCTCTCATGGACTTTAACTTTTCTGAGCCTATTCACTCTTGCTTTGGCAAAACAAAG ATCAAGTTTTCCCATGACGGAATATGCCATGGTTTCGCAGTTTGGATTGACTGGGTACTTGACGAGAAAAAATCGATTGTGATAAGCACGGGACCAG AGAGCAGATACTGGAAGCAAGGAGTGCAGCTGCTTAGCAGGCCTGTACAAGTGAATCCA GACTCCTGGATGAATTGTTCGTTTTCTGCTGCAACTCTGGTTACAAGAAGAGCTGAACTGCCATGGCAAAGATTTAGGCCTGACGCCCTGATCCATGCTTCTTGTTGA
- the LOC112889501 gene encoding protein arginine N-methyltransferase 7-like isoform X2, with protein MCYVSSSETSGRQVAIRRQLAAEQGPRMTSCLFLGVAPRPPPAALHLLLRRRMASNRAFQLRLNPLTGDSEWLVVDEEEEAPAPSQHKQLLAATSYLDMLNDTARNRAYRHAIDATVTDPTSCVLDIGAGTGLLSMMAARALAAAGGEGRGSVSACEAYLPMGKLTRRVLRANGMENRIKVFHKRSDELRVGVELDSRADILVSEILDSELLGEGLIPTLQHAHDMLLVKNPKTVPYRATTYGVLVESMLLWKMHDLHSNEANTEDGVWLTPDGTENILSVKLQQHAMQCDALEDELSEPFKVFEFDFWKRPDSHRETKIEIKATADGHAHAIISWWVLQLDSAGSVFYSTAPGWVRQSSGVDLPQCVNGMKDWCDHWKQCVWFIQGTGAPAMKDQTLALRASHDQTSISYHLNINDEVSSRSPKSDHLTLLPERIALYGDKAWRSALIGAVRNAMSGRSSPTCIVADDSVLLALIVSSLLPSSKVITMFPGLRDKGFNYLRAVADANNFSMDRIKVIGKKASSLTMNDLKDEKINLVVGEPFYHGSEGMLPWQNLRFWNERTLLGPLLSEDAFIMPCRGILRLCAMSLPDLWRSRCSLKDVEGFDHSVVNDTFGACGDLPGEQQGPCLPYYVWQCGYTKKLSEVYSLMDFNFSEPIHSCFGKTKIKFSHDGICHGFAVWIDWVLDEKKSIVISTGPESRYWKQGVQLLSRPVQVNPDSWMNCSFSAATLVTRRAELPWQRFRPDALIHASC; from the exons ATGTGCTACGTATCATCGAGCGAGACCTCCGGCCGGCAGGTAGCCATCCGCCGCCAGCTCGCCGCCGAGCAAGGCCCCCGGATGACGAGCTGTCTCTTCCTCGGCGTCGCGCCACGCCCACCGCCCGCTGCTCTCCAcctgctcctccgccgccggatGGCCTCCAACCGAGCTTTCCAGCTCCGCCTCAACCCTCTCACCGGCGACTCCGAGTGGCTCGTCGTcgacgaggaggaagaggcgCCTGCGCCGAGCCAGCACAAGCAGCTCCTCGCCGCCACCTCCTACCTCGACATGCTCAACGACACCGCCCGCAACCGCGCGTACCGCCACGCCATCGACGCCACAGTCACGGACCCCACCTCATGCGTCCTCGACATCGG AGCTGGGACTGGGTTGCTGTCCATGATGGCTGCGCGAGCTTTGGCAGCTGCGGGAGGTGAAGGCAGGGGAAGCGTGTCAGCATGCGAGGCCTACCTACCAATGGGCAAATTAACACGGAGGGTGCTCAGAGCCAATGGCATGGAAAACAGGATCAAAGTCTTTCACAAGCGTTCAGACGAGCTCAGAGTTGGGGTTGAGCTTGATTCTCGAGCTGATATACTG GTAAGTGAAATTCTTGATTCTGAACTCTTGGGTGAGGGGCTCATTCCTACTCTACAGCATGCGCACGACATGTTATTGGTGAAAAATCCAAAGACAGTTCCGTATCGAGCTACAACATATGGAGTG TTAGTTGAGAGCATGCTCTTGTGGAAGATGCATGATCTGCACAGCAATGAAGCAAACACTGAAGATGGTGTGTGGCTTACTCCTGACGGGACAGAAAATATTCTTTCTGTGAAGCTACAACAACATGCGATGCAATGTGATGCACTGGAAGATGAA CTGTCAGAACCCTTcaaagtttttgaatttgacttttggAAACGACCAGATAGTCATCGTGAAACAAAGATTGAAATAAAAGCAACTGCTGATGGACATGCTCATGCTATTATTTCATG GTGGGTGCTTCAACTGGATTCTGCTGGATCAGTCTTTTACTCAACAGCTCCTGGATGGGTGAGACAATCGAGTGGTGTGGATTTACCACAATGTGTCAATG GCATGAAGGATTGGTGTGATCATTGGAAGCAGTGTGTTTGGTTTATACAAGGGACAGGAGCTCCTGCTATGAAGGATCAAACTCTTGCCTTGAGAGCTAGTCATGACCAAACTAGTATCTCATATCACTTGAATATTAATGATGAAGTAAGCAGTAGAAGCCCCAAAAGTGACCATCTAACATTGTTGCCAGAAAGGATAGCACTTTATGGTGATAAAGCTTGGAGATCAGCATTGATAGGTGCAGTTAGAAATGCT ATGAGTGGAAGATCTTCTCCAACCTGCATTGTGGCCGATGATAGTGTGCTACTAGCTCTCATAGTTTCTTCTCTGTTACCATCTTCAAAAGTTATTACGATGTTTCCTGGTCTTAGGGACAAGGGTTTCAACTATCTTCGAGCTGTTGCGGATGCAAATAATTTTTCCATGGACCGGATTAAAGTCATTGGTAAAAAAGCCTCATCCCTTACTATGAATGACTTAAAAGATGAAAAG ATTAATCTAGTAGTAGGGGAACCTTTCTACCATGGAAGTGAAGGGATGCTGCCATGGCAAAATCTGCGTTTCTG GAATGAAAGAACTCTGCTTGGTCCATTGCTATCTGAGGATGCATTCATCATGCCTTGTAGAGGAATATTAAGGTTATGTGCCATGTCACTTCCG GATTTGTGGAGGAGCCGTTGCAGCCTTAAAGATGTTGAGGGCTTTGATCACTCGGTTGTTAATGATACTTTTGGAGCCTGTGGTGATCTGCCTGGAGAGCAACAAGGCCCTTGCCTGCCATATTACGTGTGGCAATGCGGTTATACCAAG AAATTAAGTGAAGTCTACTCTCTCATGGACTTTAACTTTTCTGAGCCTATTCACTCTTGCTTTGGCAAAACAAAG ATCAAGTTTTCCCATGACGGAATATGCCATGGTTTCGCAGTTTGGATTGACTGGGTACTTGACGAGAAAAAATCGATTGTGATAAGCACGGGACCAG AGAGCAGATACTGGAAGCAAGGAGTGCAGCTGCTTAGCAGGCCTGTACAAGTGAATCCA GACTCCTGGATGAATTGTTCGTTTTCTGCTGCAACTCTGGTTACAAGAAGAGCTGAACTGCCATGGCAAAGATTTAGGCCTGACGCCCTGATCCATGCTTCTTGTTGA
- the LOC112889501 gene encoding protein arginine N-methyltransferase 7-like isoform X3 → MCYVSSSETSGRQVAIRRQLAAEQGPRMTSCLFLGVAPRPPPAALHLLLRRRMASNRAFQLRLNPLTGDSEWLVVDEEEEAPAPSQHKQLLAATSYLDMLNDTARNRAYRHAIDATVTDPTSCVLDIGAGTGLLSMMAARALAAAGGEGRGSVSACEAYLPMGKLTRRVLRANGMENRIKVFHKRSDELRVGVELDSRADILVSEILDSELLGEGLIPTLQHAHDMLLVKNPKTVPYRATTYGVLVESMLLWKMHDLHSNEANTEDGVWLTPDGTENILSVKLQQHAMQCDALEDEVRLLSEPFKVFEFDFWKRPDSHRETKIEIKATADGHAHAIISWWVLQLDSAGSVFYSTAPGWVRQSSGVDLPQCVNGMKDWCDHWKQCVWFIQGTGAPAMKDQTLALRASHDQTSISYHLNINDEVSSRSPKSDHLTLLPERIALYGDKAWRSALIGAVRNAMSGRSSPTCIVADDSVLLALIVSSLLPSSKVITMFPGLRDKGFNYLRAVADANNFSMDRIKVIGKKASSLTMNDLKDEKINLVVGEPFYHGSEGMLPWQNLRFWNERTLLGPLLSEDAFIMPCRGILRLCAMSLPDLWRSRCSLKDVEGFDHSVVNDTFGACGDLPGEQQGPCLPYYVWQCGYTKKLSEVYSLMDFNFSEPIHSCFGKTKIKFSHDGICHGFAVWIDWVLDEKKSIVISTGPESRYWKQGVQLLSRPVQVNPVSSVMHVEAHFDPDTAELVFKSMVS, encoded by the exons ATGTGCTACGTATCATCGAGCGAGACCTCCGGCCGGCAGGTAGCCATCCGCCGCCAGCTCGCCGCCGAGCAAGGCCCCCGGATGACGAGCTGTCTCTTCCTCGGCGTCGCGCCACGCCCACCGCCCGCTGCTCTCCAcctgctcctccgccgccggatGGCCTCCAACCGAGCTTTCCAGCTCCGCCTCAACCCTCTCACCGGCGACTCCGAGTGGCTCGTCGTcgacgaggaggaagaggcgCCTGCGCCGAGCCAGCACAAGCAGCTCCTCGCCGCCACCTCCTACCTCGACATGCTCAACGACACCGCCCGCAACCGCGCGTACCGCCACGCCATCGACGCCACAGTCACGGACCCCACCTCATGCGTCCTCGACATCGG AGCTGGGACTGGGTTGCTGTCCATGATGGCTGCGCGAGCTTTGGCAGCTGCGGGAGGTGAAGGCAGGGGAAGCGTGTCAGCATGCGAGGCCTACCTACCAATGGGCAAATTAACACGGAGGGTGCTCAGAGCCAATGGCATGGAAAACAGGATCAAAGTCTTTCACAAGCGTTCAGACGAGCTCAGAGTTGGGGTTGAGCTTGATTCTCGAGCTGATATACTG GTAAGTGAAATTCTTGATTCTGAACTCTTGGGTGAGGGGCTCATTCCTACTCTACAGCATGCGCACGACATGTTATTGGTGAAAAATCCAAAGACAGTTCCGTATCGAGCTACAACATATGGAGTG TTAGTTGAGAGCATGCTCTTGTGGAAGATGCATGATCTGCACAGCAATGAAGCAAACACTGAAGATGGTGTGTGGCTTACTCCTGACGGGACAGAAAATATTCTTTCTGTGAAGCTACAACAACATGCGATGCAATGTGATGCACTGGAAGATGAAGTACGATTG CTGTCAGAACCCTTcaaagtttttgaatttgacttttggAAACGACCAGATAGTCATCGTGAAACAAAGATTGAAATAAAAGCAACTGCTGATGGACATGCTCATGCTATTATTTCATG GTGGGTGCTTCAACTGGATTCTGCTGGATCAGTCTTTTACTCAACAGCTCCTGGATGGGTGAGACAATCGAGTGGTGTGGATTTACCACAATGTGTCAATG GCATGAAGGATTGGTGTGATCATTGGAAGCAGTGTGTTTGGTTTATACAAGGGACAGGAGCTCCTGCTATGAAGGATCAAACTCTTGCCTTGAGAGCTAGTCATGACCAAACTAGTATCTCATATCACTTGAATATTAATGATGAAGTAAGCAGTAGAAGCCCCAAAAGTGACCATCTAACATTGTTGCCAGAAAGGATAGCACTTTATGGTGATAAAGCTTGGAGATCAGCATTGATAGGTGCAGTTAGAAATGCT ATGAGTGGAAGATCTTCTCCAACCTGCATTGTGGCCGATGATAGTGTGCTACTAGCTCTCATAGTTTCTTCTCTGTTACCATCTTCAAAAGTTATTACGATGTTTCCTGGTCTTAGGGACAAGGGTTTCAACTATCTTCGAGCTGTTGCGGATGCAAATAATTTTTCCATGGACCGGATTAAAGTCATTGGTAAAAAAGCCTCATCCCTTACTATGAATGACTTAAAAGATGAAAAG ATTAATCTAGTAGTAGGGGAACCTTTCTACCATGGAAGTGAAGGGATGCTGCCATGGCAAAATCTGCGTTTCTG GAATGAAAGAACTCTGCTTGGTCCATTGCTATCTGAGGATGCATTCATCATGCCTTGTAGAGGAATATTAAGGTTATGTGCCATGTCACTTCCG GATTTGTGGAGGAGCCGTTGCAGCCTTAAAGATGTTGAGGGCTTTGATCACTCGGTTGTTAATGATACTTTTGGAGCCTGTGGTGATCTGCCTGGAGAGCAACAAGGCCCTTGCCTGCCATATTACGTGTGGCAATGCGGTTATACCAAG AAATTAAGTGAAGTCTACTCTCTCATGGACTTTAACTTTTCTGAGCCTATTCACTCTTGCTTTGGCAAAACAAAG ATCAAGTTTTCCCATGACGGAATATGCCATGGTTTCGCAGTTTGGATTGACTGGGTACTTGACGAGAAAAAATCGATTGTGATAAGCACGGGACCAG AGAGCAGATACTGGAAGCAAGGAGTGCAGCTGCTTAGCAGGCCTGTACAAGTGAATCCAGTAAGTTCAGTGATGCATGTTGAGGCGCATTTCGATCCTGACACGGCGGAGCTCGTGTTTAAATCCATGGTCTCGTGA